A single window of Desulfovibrio psychrotolerans DNA harbors:
- a CDS encoding TrmB family transcriptional regulator: MELIQALKKFGFTQQESLMYVTLSRHGGMTGYEAAKTAGISRSNAYAALSSLVEKGGAVVSSEDASRYVAIPKQELLLNLRRSCEKTIGFLEQHLPEQEEGAAPYLTVSGYENTLDKMRNMLLLVEYRVYISMHSANVALLRNEIEDCVRRGLKVVILSNDDPGIAGAKFMKNSAGTGNVKLIADTSEVIVGLVEADTGQCLYSKNQHLVYLMREALLNEIELIRLRGGFTGE, translated from the coding sequence ATGGAACTCATTCAGGCGCTCAAGAAGTTCGGATTCACGCAGCAGGAGTCGCTCATGTACGTCACGCTCAGCCGTCACGGCGGCATGACGGGCTACGAGGCGGCAAAGACGGCGGGCATATCCCGCTCCAATGCCTACGCGGCGCTATCCAGCCTTGTGGAAAAGGGCGGGGCGGTTGTCTCCAGCGAAGATGCCAGCCGCTACGTGGCTATTCCCAAACAGGAACTGCTGCTGAACCTGCGCCGGTCATGCGAGAAAACCATAGGATTTCTGGAGCAGCACCTTCCTGAGCAGGAAGAGGGAGCCGCGCCGTATCTTACCGTTTCCGGCTACGAGAACACGCTGGACAAGATGCGGAACATGCTGCTGCTGGTCGAGTACCGGGTGTATATCTCCATGCATTCCGCTAATGTGGCGCTGCTGCGCAACGAAATAGAAGACTGCGTGCGTCGCGGGCTCAAGGTGGTCATCCTTTCCAACGATGATCCGGGCATCGCGGGCGCGAAATTTATGAAGAACAGCGCGGGCACGGGAAACGTGAAACTCATCGCAGACACCAGCGAAGTCATTGTGGGGCTGGTGGAGGCAGACACGGGCCAGTGCCTGTATTCAAAGAACCAGCATCTCGTCTACCTGATGCGCGAGGCTCTGCTCAACGAGATCGAGCTTATCAGGCTGCGGGGAGGCTTTACAGGAGAATGA
- the lysA gene encoding diaminopimelate decarboxylase gives MGNVRSAYTDSVDFFGLNTPMELVEEFGSTLYVYNENMLRRRCREIKALSSHPGFTPNYSAKANTNIHLLKIIREEGMVVDAMSPGEIVMNLAAGFTPDQILFISNNVSAEEMQFAIDHGVNVSVDSLSQLDLFGEINPGGKVVVRFNPGIGAGHHQKVVTGGKETKFGVDPASMDEVRAILARHSLTLCGVNMHIGSLFMQPEGYVAAMQVLLSIAEQWVAPAGSSATGTDNGLEIIDFGGGFGIPYRKYDGESRLDLDALGTAFHAAITEFSDRTGYKGRFMCEPGRYIVAECGLLLGTCYSVKNNGTKRFVGTDLGFNTLVRPAMYDSFHDVEIYREDGEPVAETMVQSIVGNICESGDIIAKDRALPEIKEGDIIGMLDAGAYGYVMSSPYNQRLRPAEVLIGSDGRPRLIRRRESIDDLLRMYPEAEEFAARFRACA, from the coding sequence ATGGGCAATGTTCGTTCCGCCTATACGGACAGCGTGGACTTTTTCGGGCTTAACACGCCCATGGAACTGGTGGAGGAATTCGGCAGCACACTGTACGTGTACAACGAAAACATGCTTCGCCGCCGCTGCCGCGAAATCAAGGCCCTTTCCTCGCACCCCGGCTTCACGCCCAACTATTCCGCCAAGGCGAACACGAACATCCATCTGCTGAAGATCATCCGCGAAGAAGGCATGGTTGTAGACGCCATGTCCCCCGGCGAAATCGTCATGAACCTTGCGGCAGGCTTCACGCCTGACCAGATACTGTTCATTTCCAACAACGTCTCGGCAGAGGAGATGCAGTTCGCCATCGATCACGGCGTGAACGTGAGTGTGGATTCGCTCTCGCAGCTGGACCTTTTCGGCGAGATAAACCCCGGCGGCAAGGTGGTCGTGCGTTTCAATCCCGGCATCGGCGCGGGACACCATCAAAAGGTGGTCACCGGCGGCAAGGAGACCAAGTTCGGCGTAGACCCCGCCAGCATGGACGAGGTGCGCGCCATTCTCGCCCGCCACAGCCTCACCCTGTGCGGCGTGAACATGCACATAGGCTCGCTGTTCATGCAGCCGGAAGGCTATGTGGCTGCCATGCAGGTGCTGCTGTCCATTGCCGAGCAGTGGGTGGCACCTGCCGGTTCATCGGCCACCGGGACGGATAACGGTCTGGAAATCATCGACTTCGGCGGCGGCTTCGGCATCCCGTACCGCAAATACGACGGAGAGTCCCGGCTGGACCTTGACGCGCTGGGCACCGCATTCCATGCGGCCATTACCGAATTTTCCGACCGCACCGGCTACAAAGGCCGCTTCATGTGCGAACCCGGCCGCTATATCGTGGCAGAATGCGGGCTGCTGCTGGGCACCTGCTACAGCGTGAAGAATAACGGAACCAAGCGGTTCGTCGGCACCGATCTGGGGTTCAACACGCTGGTGCGCCCCGCCATGTACGATTCCTTCCACGATGTGGAAATCTACCGCGAAGACGGCGAACCCGTGGCGGAAACCATGGTGCAGTCCATCGTGGGCAACATCTGCGAATCCGGCGACATCATCGCCAAGGACCGCGCTCTGCCGGAAATCAAGGAAGGCGACATCATCGGCATGCTGGACGCAGGAGCCTACGGCTATGTGATGAGTTCGCCCTACAACCAGCGTCTGCGCCCCGCAGAGGTGCTCATCGGGTCCGATGGTCGCCCGCGCCTTATCCGCCGTCGCGAAAGCATTGACGACCTGCTGCGCATGTACCCGGAGGCAGAGGAATTCGCCGCCCGGTTCCGTGCCTGCGCCTGA
- a CDS encoding MATE family efflux transporter has protein sequence MAQSGSPVVDQASYRNIWNLSWPQVVMMFFHFTIGFVDVWVAGQIDHTVQAAVGLVSQSLFFFLVIGMAMANGSVAAISQSIGAGLQKRALRFISMVLALGFLCGMIIWVAGRLFKWQFLSLLQVPETILPVTGYFLDVFLLLLPAYYLMVVTNAVFRAQKMVLIPLASTAIAAVVNAFTDFGFGLGWFGLPAFGYKGVAWATFASVSAATAFNIVMLFRHGLLRPSSFPQLRWMRRALPYLLKVALPTGGMQLLWHLGYMVLFAITASLPYDSVNALAGMTAGMRVESLLFLPAFAFNMTGSILVGNSLGAGRRDEALRIALRLIGIACGSMTVVGLIMWPFIDPLAAFLAPEPAVTRQAVTYLIYNILSVPFTVASMTLGGIMTGAGATIYTFAIYSSATWLVRLPVAYVLGHLVWQDAEGVYLAMLVSQIFQSSAMLYVLLRRDWYRFSMIKRNNSRNTPGALPPLEGAKTNVRPTV, from the coding sequence ATGGCACAGTCGGGTTCGCCTGTCGTGGATCAGGCATCATACAGGAACATCTGGAACCTCTCATGGCCGCAGGTCGTGATGATGTTCTTCCACTTCACCATCGGCTTCGTGGATGTGTGGGTGGCGGGCCAGATAGACCACACCGTGCAGGCGGCTGTGGGGCTGGTTTCCCAGAGCCTGTTTTTCTTTCTGGTCATCGGCATGGCCATGGCAAACGGCAGTGTTGCCGCCATAAGCCAGTCCATTGGGGCGGGGCTGCAAAAGCGCGCCCTGCGCTTCATTTCCATGGTGCTTGCGCTGGGCTTTTTGTGCGGCATGATCATCTGGGTGGCGGGGCGGCTGTTCAAGTGGCAGTTCCTTTCCCTGCTGCAGGTGCCGGAAACCATTCTGCCCGTCACCGGGTATTTTCTGGATGTCTTCCTGCTGCTGTTGCCCGCCTACTACCTCATGGTGGTGACCAACGCGGTATTCCGGGCGCAAAAGATGGTGCTCATACCTCTTGCATCCACCGCCATTGCCGCCGTGGTAAATGCGTTCACGGATTTCGGGTTCGGTCTGGGTTGGTTCGGGCTGCCCGCCTTCGGGTACAAAGGCGTGGCATGGGCCACCTTTGCCTCGGTGTCGGCAGCCACAGCGTTCAACATTGTCATGCTGTTCCGCCACGGGCTGCTCAGGCCCAGTTCTTTTCCGCAACTGCGCTGGATGCGCAGGGCACTGCCGTACCTGCTCAAGGTGGCTCTGCCCACCGGCGGCATGCAGCTGTTATGGCATCTCGGCTACATGGTGCTCTTTGCCATAACCGCCTCGCTTCCCTATGACAGTGTAAACGCGCTGGCGGGCATGACGGCGGGCATGCGTGTGGAATCTTTGCTGTTCCTGCCTGCCTTCGCCTTCAATATGACGGGCAGCATCCTTGTGGGGAACAGCCTTGGTGCGGGACGCCGGGATGAAGCCCTGCGCATAGCCCTGCGGCTTATCGGCATAGCCTGCGGCTCCATGACCGTGGTGGGTCTGATCATGTGGCCGTTCATAGATCCTTTGGCCGCGTTCCTTGCACCGGAGCCTGCTGTCACACGGCAGGCAGTGACTTATCTCATTTACAACATCCTTTCCGTTCCGTTCACGGTGGCAAGCATGACTCTGGGCGGCATCATGACCGGAGCCGGAGCCACCATCTACACCTTTGCGATATACAGTTCCGCCACATGGCTGGTGCGTCTGCCCGTGGCCTATGTGCTGGGGCATCTGGTGTGGCAGGATGCGGAAGGGGTGTATCTGGCCATGCTTGTTTCCCAGATATTTCAATCTTCCGCCATGCTGTATGTGCTGCTGCGGCGCGACTGGTATCGCTTCAGCATGATCAAGCGCAACAATTCCCGCAATACTCCGGGCGCACTGCCGCCGCTGGAAGGAGCCAAGACCAATGTCCGACCTACTGTATAG
- a CDS encoding DUF2156 domain-containing protein, with product MSDLLYSPVTMDRMDEFLARFDRCPAPSSDYTFTNLWGWAEEYGLEWAWSTTHVWVRQTRPNIIRWAPLGPWTGVDWAQCPHMSQGGSFHRVPQGLAEIWQNQLGSRVVLEEARGHWDYLYSTEDLTTLAGNRFHKKKNHVNQFKKQYAYEYHPLTPDCVEHVIALQEEWCQWRECEESEALLAENEAIVRVLEEWDVIPGLVGGALYVEGEMVAYTVGEKLTEDTLVVHFEKGRTGYRGVYQAINNLFVTAEGAGYTYINREQDLDDEGLRKAKLTYNPVDFIEKYAVHVSPA from the coding sequence ATGTCCGACCTACTGTATAGCCCCGTGACCATGGACCGCATGGACGAATTTCTTGCCCGGTTCGACCGTTGCCCCGCCCCGTCATCCGACTACACCTTCACCAACCTGTGGGGGTGGGCAGAGGAATACGGGCTGGAATGGGCATGGAGCACAACCCACGTATGGGTGCGTCAGACCCGTCCGAACATCATCCGCTGGGCACCCCTCGGGCCGTGGACCGGCGTAGACTGGGCGCAGTGCCCGCATATGAGTCAGGGCGGCAGCTTTCACCGCGTGCCGCAGGGACTGGCGGAAATCTGGCAGAACCAGCTCGGGTCACGTGTGGTGCTGGAAGAGGCGCGCGGGCACTGGGATTATCTGTACAGCACAGAAGACCTGACCACCCTTGCGGGAAACAGGTTCCACAAGAAAAAGAACCACGTAAACCAGTTCAAAAAGCAGTACGCCTACGAGTACCACCCCCTCACCCCCGACTGCGTGGAGCATGTCATCGCCCTGCAGGAAGAGTGGTGCCAGTGGCGGGAATGCGAGGAGTCCGAGGCCCTGCTTGCGGAAAACGAGGCCATTGTCCGCGTTCTGGAGGAGTGGGACGTCATCCCCGGACTGGTGGGCGGTGCCCTGTACGTGGAGGGCGAGATGGTCGCTTACACCGTGGGCGAAAAGCTCACCGAAGACACGCTTGTGGTGCATTTTGAAAAGGGGCGCACAGGCTATCGGGGCGTGTATCAGGCCATCAACAACCTGTTCGTCACTGCAGAAGGCGCGGGATACACCTACATTAACCGCGAGCAGGACCTGGATGACGAGGGGCTGCGCAAGGCAAAGCTCACCTATAACCCTGTTGATTTTATTGAAAAATACGCCGTACACGTCTCGCCTGCCTGA
- a CDS encoding NifU family protein, with the protein MKERVEAALAKVRPFLQNDGGDVELVDITDKGIVQVRLTGRCKGCPMSKMTLRNVVERFVLKEVREVRGVESVEE; encoded by the coding sequence ATGAAAGAGCGTGTGGAGGCGGCGCTGGCAAAGGTGCGCCCCTTTTTACAGAACGACGGCGGCGATGTGGAGCTTGTGGATATAACCGACAAGGGCATCGTGCAGGTACGCCTGACCGGGCGATGTAAGGGATGCCCCATGTCCAAAATGACCCTGCGTAATGTCGTGGAGCGCTTTGTGCTCAAGGAAGTGCGCGAGGTCAGGGGCGTGGAGTCGGTGGAAGAATAG
- the gltX gene encoding glutamate--tRNA ligase, translated as MTNSSQASARVVTRFAPSPTGHLHIGGARTAIFSWLLARHFGGSFVLRIEDTDRERSRQEYTDAILESMRWLGMDWDAEPIYQSRREDIYNSYIDRMVEEGKAYYCECTPEEVEAMRETAREAGDKPKYNGRCRARNLGPGEGRVVRFKAPLDGRTGWVDLVKGPLSFENAELDDMVIRRSDGSPTYNLAVVVDDHELGITHVLRGDDHVSNTPKQIMLYEAMGMPVPKFGHVPMILGPDRKKLSKRHGALSVMEYEKMGFLPQALVNYLVRLGWSHGDQEIFGLEELIEKFSTDALTSSAAGFDPDKLQWLNAHYMKATPDAELARLLAPFVEQAGFGHVDATYVAALVPLVKERAKDLPEMVQAMRFMLVEDAALEYDAAAVSKALTEEGRQHVGSLRALFAQLESFTKESTHDVMARYVEESGLKFKAVGPPLRVALVGTMGGPNLPDVMEILGKDRTLARMDRALSL; from the coding sequence ATGACAAATTCCTCACAGGCTTCGGCGCGGGTGGTCACGCGTTTCGCGCCTTCGCCCACCGGGCACCTGCATATAGGCGGCGCGCGCACGGCCATTTTCAGCTGGCTGCTTGCCCGTCATTTCGGCGGAAGTTTCGTGCTGCGCATAGAGGATACGGACCGCGAGCGTTCCCGTCAGGAATACACGGACGCCATTCTGGAATCCATGCGCTGGCTGGGGATGGACTGGGACGCGGAGCCCATCTACCAGAGCCGGCGTGAAGATATTTACAATAGCTACATCGACCGCATGGTAGAAGAGGGCAAGGCCTACTACTGCGAATGCACGCCTGAAGAGGTGGAAGCCATGCGCGAGACTGCCCGCGAGGCGGGCGACAAGCCCAAGTACAACGGCCGGTGCCGTGCGCGCAATCTCGGCCCCGGCGAAGGGCGCGTGGTGCGGTTCAAGGCTCCCCTTGATGGCAGAACCGGATGGGTGGACCTCGTAAAAGGCCCGCTTTCCTTCGAAAACGCCGAGCTGGACGACATGGTCATCCGCCGCAGCGACGGTTCCCCCACCTACAACCTTGCCGTGGTGGTGGACGACCACGAACTGGGCATCACCCATGTGCTGCGCGGCGACGACCACGTGAGCAACACGCCCAAGCAGATCATGCTCTACGAGGCCATGGGCATGCCGGTTCCCAAGTTCGGCCATGTGCCCATGATCCTCGGCCCGGACCGCAAAAAGCTCTCCAAGCGCCACGGCGCGCTGTCGGTCATGGAATACGAGAAGATGGGCTTCCTGCCGCAGGCACTGGTCAACTATCTGGTGCGTCTGGGCTGGTCACACGGCGATCAGGAAATCTTCGGGCTTGAGGAGCTTATCGAAAAGTTCTCCACAGACGCCCTCACCAGTTCCGCAGCCGGCTTCGACCCCGACAAGCTGCAATGGCTCAACGCCCATTACATGAAGGCAACCCCGGATGCCGAACTGGCCCGTCTGCTGGCCCCCTTCGTGGAGCAGGCCGGTTTCGGCCATGTGGACGCAACCTATGTGGCGGCGCTGGTGCCGCTGGTGAAAGAACGCGCCAAAGACCTGCCGGAAATGGTGCAGGCCATGCGGTTCATGCTGGTGGAAGATGCCGCGTTGGAATACGATGCCGCCGCCGTTTCCAAGGCGCTGACCGAAGAGGGCAGGCAGCATGTGGGCAGCCTGCGTGCGCTGTTTGCGCAGCTGGAGTCCTTCACCAAAGAAAGCACCCATGATGTCATGGCCCGCTATGTGGAAGAAAGCGGCCTCAAGTTCAAGGCCGTCGGCCCGCCCCTGCGCGTGGCCCTTGTGGGTACCATGGGCGGCCCCAATCTGCCGGACGTGATGGAGATTCTGGGCAAAGACCGCACCCTCGCCCGCATGGACCGCGCGCTCTCCCTGTAA
- a CDS encoding aminotransferase class I/II-fold pyridoxal phosphate-dependent enzyme → MQEFPRMHRLPPYVFAVVGELKMQLRRQNIDIVDMGMGNPDIPTPQHIVDKMTEAAAKGINHRYSVSRGIPNLRKAMCDWYQRNYEVYLDPDKECVVTMGAKEGLSHLALAMLSPGDVVFAPDPTYPIHTYAAIIAGADVRRIPIGKGRDFFEDLLAATRQTWPQPKVLMISYPHNPTTELAAPEFFQKVVDFAKEHKIFVIHDMAYADLGFDGYKPPSFMQANGAKEVGVEFYSMSKSYSMAGWRVGFCVGNRELVYALTRIKSYLDYGIFQPIQIAATVALNGPIDCVRNIVQIYQNRRDALIEGLDRAGWQVPPPKATMFVWAQIPEAFRHMGSVEFSKLLLTEARVAVSPGLGFGHFGDDHVRFALIENEHRTNQACRGIKKLLNAGGDVCA, encoded by the coding sequence ATGCAAGAATTTCCGCGTATGCACCGTCTGCCCCCCTATGTGTTCGCGGTGGTGGGCGAGCTGAAAATGCAGCTCCGCCGCCAGAACATAGACATAGTGGATATGGGCATGGGTAACCCAGACATCCCCACCCCTCAGCACATCGTGGACAAAATGACCGAGGCGGCGGCCAAAGGCATCAACCATCGGTATTCCGTGTCCCGGGGCATCCCCAACCTGCGCAAGGCCATGTGCGACTGGTACCAGCGCAACTACGAGGTGTATCTGGACCCGGACAAAGAGTGCGTGGTCACCATGGGCGCGAAGGAAGGCCTCTCGCACCTCGCCCTTGCCATGCTCTCGCCGGGTGATGTGGTGTTCGCCCCGGACCCGACATACCCCATCCACACCTACGCGGCCATCATAGCGGGAGCGGACGTGCGCCGCATTCCCATCGGCAAGGGGCGCGATTTCTTCGAAGACCTTCTCGCGGCGACCCGGCAGACGTGGCCGCAGCCCAAGGTGCTGATGATAAGCTACCCGCACAACCCCACAACCGAGCTGGCGGCCCCGGAATTTTTCCAGAAGGTTGTGGACTTTGCCAAGGAACACAAGATTTTCGTCATTCACGATATGGCCTACGCAGACCTCGGCTTCGACGGCTACAAGCCGCCCAGTTTCATGCAGGCCAACGGTGCCAAGGAAGTGGGCGTGGAGTTCTACTCCATGTCCAAAAGCTATTCCATGGCGGGCTGGCGTGTGGGCTTCTGCGTGGGCAACCGTGAACTGGTTTACGCGCTCACGCGCATCAAATCGTATCTGGACTACGGCATCTTCCAGCCCATCCAGATTGCGGCCACCGTTGCCCTGAACGGTCCCATCGACTGCGTGCGCAACATCGTGCAGATTTACCAGAACCGGCGCGATGCCCTTATAGAAGGGCTGGACCGCGCAGGGTGGCAGGTGCCGCCCCCGAAGGCGACCATGTTCGTATGGGCCCAGATACCGGAAGCCTTCCGGCACATGGGCTCGGTGGAATTCTCCAAGCTGCTGCTCACAGAAGCGCGGGTAGCCGTGTCTCCGGGGCTGGGCTTCGGTCACTTCGGCGACGATCATGTGCGGTTTGCGCTCATAGAGAACGAGCACCGCACCAATCAGGCATGCCGCGGAATAAAGAAATTGCTGAATGCGGGAGGCGACGTCTGTGCCTAA
- a CDS encoding homoserine dehydrogenase has product MPNGKKRLVLALAGYGTVGTGLAKVIEENRDWIIRRSGREVVIKSILVRDVNKPRNFPVPEGTVLTDDAATLLNDPEVDVLVELMGGIEAPKTLIAQAIRAGKHVVTANKALLAEQGLELFELAEKHGVHLKYEASVCGAIPILDTLKENLAGNRISRLVGILNGTANYILSEMTTNNLDFATALRQAQELGYAEADPTLDIEGFDAAHKLCLLTRLAFGVNYPFEQLPVVGISGVEPDDIEFAREFGYRVKLVGQVQEVEGRIEAGVFPTLVHHTYLIARVGGAYNAVRLEGNACGPVFLHGQGAGDLATASAVLGDILSVARGAYPNNTGFVQQVPPLADILPPDDARSRYYFRVIVRDVPGVLRDLAGALAEQDISIAQAIQKEKGAAEVPVVFLTHEAAASAVKAAVEEMKAKGLVVREPVYYRIL; this is encoded by the coding sequence GTGCCTAACGGAAAGAAACGGCTTGTCCTTGCCCTTGCCGGCTACGGCACGGTGGGCACAGGGCTTGCCAAGGTCATAGAGGAGAACCGCGACTGGATTATCCGCCGGTCCGGGCGCGAGGTGGTCATAAAATCCATCCTCGTGCGCGATGTGAACAAGCCGCGCAACTTCCCGGTGCCGGAAGGAACCGTGCTCACGGATGACGCCGCCACCCTGCTGAACGACCCGGAAGTGGACGTGCTGGTCGAGCTTATGGGCGGCATAGAAGCCCCCAAAACGCTCATCGCGCAAGCCATCCGCGCGGGCAAGCATGTGGTCACCGCAAACAAGGCCCTGCTCGCCGAGCAGGGGCTGGAACTGTTCGAACTGGCAGAGAAGCACGGTGTCCACCTAAAGTACGAAGCCAGCGTGTGCGGCGCCATTCCCATTCTGGATACCCTCAAGGAAAACCTTGCGGGCAACCGCATCTCGCGCCTTGTGGGCATACTGAACGGCACGGCAAACTACATCCTTTCGGAGATGACCACCAACAATCTGGACTTCGCCACCGCGCTGCGGCAGGCGCAGGAACTGGGCTATGCCGAAGCCGACCCCACGCTGGATATAGAAGGCTTCGATGCCGCGCACAAGCTGTGCCTGCTCACGCGGCTGGCCTTCGGCGTGAACTATCCCTTTGAGCAACTGCCCGTGGTGGGAATATCCGGTGTGGAACCGGACGACATAGAGTTTGCCCGCGAATTCGGCTACCGCGTAAAGCTGGTGGGCCAGGTGCAGGAGGTGGAAGGCAGAATAGAGGCTGGCGTGTTCCCCACGCTGGTGCACCACACCTACCTCATCGCCCGCGTGGGCGGGGCCTACAATGCCGTGCGGCTGGAAGGCAACGCTTGCGGTCCCGTCTTCCTGCACGGGCAGGGAGCGGGCGACCTTGCCACGGCCAGTGCCGTGCTGGGCGATATCCTCAGCGTGGCGCGCGGCGCGTATCCCAACAACACCGGCTTCGTGCAGCAGGTTCCCCCGCTGGCAGATATCCTGCCGCCCGATGATGCGCGGTCGCGTTACTACTTCCGCGTCATCGTGCGCGATGTGCCGGGTGTGCTGCGCGACCTTGCCGGTGCGCTGGCGGAGCAGGATATCTCCATCGCGCAGGCCATCCAGAAGGAAAAAGGCGCCGCCGA